From Paenibacillus sp. GP183, one genomic window encodes:
- a CDS encoding extracellular solute-binding protein, with the protein MKKRLPLIFTSVLSLSVLLAGCGTTAKTGSTATPTTQATAAATTAATPAPKKDAEPFTVSLRHIQIGDAQKFRKAILDDVVKKTEGEIPGLKFELDGVEDQVNRFTKLPAEMAANNPPKIFDLFGGTGDALKFAKAGRLLDLTPIITELGIKDKFVNLSQFSLDGKVYGLPIGGSSEGFYYNVPMFEKYGIKPPTTWDELTAAAETLKKNGITPIAMGSKGAWVPNMLVNTLMGRYAGPDIVNQIPAGTKKWSDPEVVAALTTFQDWEKKGYFTKGELGLEYPDMLNQFVTGKAGMMFDGSWRSSVFKDPAQAKDLTNKVSYIALPGVANGKGDQTAINGNYSNGYGFSSSLKDNELKAVKAFIKNLYNEDMQVRGLLEDNLLPSMKLSDAAVGKVTDPIVKQVLESYKKAGSVFSHFDSTVPSDVYKETESQLQKLIAGKATPQEMADAIQKVQDAAIAKK; encoded by the coding sequence ATGAAAAAGAGATTGCCTTTAATTTTCACATCCGTTCTCAGTTTGTCCGTCCTGCTTGCGGGCTGCGGCACCACAGCCAAAACTGGTAGTACTGCAACACCAACTACCCAGGCAACAGCTGCTGCTACAACTGCGGCAACACCAGCTCCAAAAAAAGATGCAGAGCCTTTCACGGTTTCGCTTCGGCACATCCAGATCGGTGATGCGCAAAAATTCCGCAAAGCTATTTTGGATGACGTCGTCAAAAAGACGGAAGGCGAAATTCCAGGCCTGAAGTTCGAGCTTGACGGAGTGGAAGACCAGGTAAACCGCTTCACAAAGCTGCCGGCTGAAATGGCAGCAAACAACCCTCCGAAAATTTTTGACTTGTTCGGGGGAACCGGCGATGCACTTAAATTTGCGAAAGCAGGCCGCCTTTTGGATTTGACTCCGATCATCACGGAGCTTGGCATTAAAGATAAATTCGTCAACCTAAGCCAATTTTCATTGGACGGTAAAGTATATGGCTTGCCGATTGGTGGCAGCTCGGAAGGATTTTACTACAATGTCCCTATGTTCGAGAAGTACGGAATTAAACCTCCAACTACTTGGGATGAGTTGACTGCCGCTGCTGAAACTCTAAAGAAGAACGGCATAACTCCTATTGCAATGGGCTCCAAAGGCGCATGGGTGCCAAATATGCTTGTAAATACTCTGATGGGACGTTATGCGGGACCTGATATCGTGAACCAGATTCCAGCAGGCACCAAAAAATGGTCCGATCCGGAAGTCGTTGCGGCTCTTACAACCTTCCAGGATTGGGAGAAGAAAGGCTACTTCACCAAAGGTGAACTCGGTCTGGAATATCCCGATATGCTGAATCAGTTCGTAACCGGCAAAGCAGGTATGATGTTTGACGGCAGCTGGCGTTCCTCTGTATTCAAGGATCCTGCTCAAGCGAAAGACCTCACTAATAAAGTTTCCTATATCGCCCTGCCAGGTGTAGCAAACGGAAAAGGCGACCAAACTGCAATCAACGGTAACTATTCGAACGGATATGGCTTCTCGTCCAGCTTGAAAGACAACGAATTGAAAGCAGTCAAAGCCTTTATCAAAAACTTGTACAATGAAGATATGCAGGTGAGAGGACTTCTCGAGGATAATCTGCTTCCGTCGATGAAGCTTTCCGATGCGGCTGTGGGCAAGGTAACAGATCCAATAGTTAAACAAGTATTGGAATCCTACAAAAAAGCAGGCAGCGTCTTCTCGCATTTCGACTCCACAGTGCCGTCGGATGTTTACAAAGAGACTGAAAGCCAGCTACAGAAGCTGATTGCAGGAAAAGCGACTCCGCAGGAAATGGCTGATGCCATTCAAAAGGTACAAGACGCAGCGATCGCAAAAAAGTAA
- a CDS encoding sugar ABC transporter permease produces the protein MSHTLKNPYVYLMFILPTILLYFMFFIYPMLSSVYYGFTNWDGLNVAKFNGFDNFSKAFKDQDFWNAVRNNLYFIFFSVFIQIPLIILFALLISSVKRFQGFYKTTVFMPSILSTAVVGILWGFIYEPEVGIVNQILGKLGIDKIYWLADEKWAMMSVLFTNAWQWMGFYIVLVLAAILSIPKEIGEAAAIDGATGFQRAFYLTLPLIKPIISVIIMLSIAGALRVIDIVLVMTNGGPAGATEVMASYMVSKAVSTGDYGYGTALSLLIFAFALVLTALYQIVFGRNSERIEF, from the coding sequence ATGAGCCATACTTTGAAAAACCCCTACGTCTATCTGATGTTCATCCTTCCGACAATTCTTCTCTATTTCATGTTTTTTATTTATCCCATGCTGAGTTCCGTATATTACGGATTTACGAACTGGGACGGTCTGAATGTCGCCAAATTCAATGGATTTGACAATTTCAGCAAAGCTTTTAAAGATCAAGATTTTTGGAATGCGGTTAGAAACAATCTGTATTTCATCTTCTTTTCCGTGTTTATCCAGATTCCTTTGATCATCTTGTTCGCACTTCTGATCAGCAGCGTCAAAAGGTTTCAGGGATTTTATAAAACGACGGTATTTATGCCTTCCATTTTATCCACAGCTGTTGTCGGAATCCTGTGGGGCTTTATTTATGAGCCGGAGGTCGGCATTGTCAACCAAATACTTGGGAAGCTTGGAATCGATAAAATTTATTGGCTGGCTGATGAGAAATGGGCGATGATGTCCGTTCTTTTTACGAATGCCTGGCAATGGATGGGCTTTTATATTGTTTTAGTGCTTGCGGCGATTTTGTCGATCCCCAAAGAAATTGGTGAGGCAGCCGCAATCGACGGCGCTACCGGGTTTCAGCGAGCGTTTTACCTTACTCTGCCGCTGATCAAACCGATTATATCTGTCATCATTATGCTTTCCATTGCCGGGGCCTTAAGGGTGATTGATATCGTGCTGGTCATGACAAACGGCGGTCCCGCGGGAGCAACGGAAGTCATGGCTTCTTATATGGTTTCTAAAGCCGTCAGTACCGGGGATTACGGATACGGAACTGCTCTATCTCTATTGATTTTCGCATTCGCCCTAGTCCTGACCGCACTGTATCAGATTGTGTTTGGAAGAAATAGCGAAAGGATTGAATTTTGA